The Sinorhizobium fredii USDA 257 region CGTCTTTCTCGGGTCGAAGGCGTCGCGCGTCGCCTCACCGACGAAGATCAGCAGCGACAGCATGATCGACATGGCGAAGAAGGCCGTGAGCCCCAGCCAGGGCGCCTGGAGATTCGACTTGCCCTGTGAGATCATCTCGCCGAGCGACGGCGAGCCGGGCGGCATGCCGAAACCGAGGAAGTCGAGCGAGGTCAGCGTGGTGATCGAGCCCGACAGGATGAAAGGCAGGAAGGTCAGCGTCGCCACCATCGCGTTCGGCAACAGGTGCCGGTACATGATGGTGCCGTTGCCGACGCCGAGCGCGCGTGCCGCATTGACGTATTCGAAATTCCGCGCCCTCAGGAATTCGGCCCGGACCACGCCGACGAAGCCGACCCAGGAGAAGAGCAGCATGATGCCGAGCAGGATGAAGAAGCCGGGCGGCAGGATGGCAGCAATGATCAGCAGGATGTAGAGCACCGGCATCGACGACCAGATCTCGATGAAGCGTTGAAGAAGCAAGTCGGTCCAGCCGCCGAAATAGCCCTGCACCGCGCCGGCCGAAACGCCGATCACCGCGGAGGCGATGGTAAGCGCGAGGCCGAACAGCACCGAGATGCGGAAACCGTAGATCATCCGCGCCATGACGTCGCGCGCCTGGTCGTCGGTGCCGAGCCAATTCAAGTTGCCGACTATGCATCCGGGATCGGCGGCGCCTTGCGGATAGGCGGAGCAGCGCTCCTCCTTGCTCATCAGCCAGAAGGGCGCGGTCGGCGCCGAATGCGGGATGTTGGAGTTGACCGTCTGGTATGAATAGCGGATCGGCGGCCACACCATCCAGCCGTTCGCCTCGATCTCGTCGCGGATGAAATCGGAACGGAAGTCGGTTTCGGCGAGGAAGCCGCCGAACTTTTCTTCGGGATAGTCCACCAACGCCGGAAACAGGATCTCGCCCTTGTAGGAGGCGACGATCGGCTTGTCGTTGGCGATAAATTCGGCACAGAGGCTGAGGCCGAAGAGTACAAGGAAGATCCAGAACGACCAGTAGCCACGCCGGTTCGCCTTGAAGTTCTGCCAGCGCCGCCGGCCGATCGGGGTCAGCCAGCCCCTTTCGGGTGCCCTCGCATAGGTCGCGACCGTGCTCATCAGACATCCCTCCGCTCGAAGTCGATGCGGGGGTCGACCCAAGTGTAGATCAGGTCGGAGATGAGGCCGACGACGAGGCCCATCAGCGAGTAGATGTAGAGGGTCGCGAAGACGATCGGATAGTCGCGCTTGACCACCGCGTCATAGCCGAGCCGGCCAAGGCCATCGAGGGAGAAGATGTACTCGATCAGCAGCGAGCCGGTGAAGAAGGCGGAAATGAAGGCGCCGGGAAAACCGGCGATGATGATCAGCATCGCATTGCGGAAGACGTGACCGTAGAGCACCTTGCGCTCGGTGAGCCCCTTGGCGCGCGCCGTCGTCACATATTGCTTCTTGATCTCGTCGATGAAGGAATTCTTGGTAAGCAGGGTAGTCGTCGCGAAGGCCGAAAGCAGCAGCGTGATCAGCGGTAGCGTCATGTGCCAGAAATAGTCGAGGATCTTCTGCCACCAGGGTAGCTCATTGAAATTCTCCGAAACGAGGCCGCGCAAGGGGAACCAGTCGAAAAAGGAGCCGCCGGCGAAGATTACGATCAGGAGAATGGCGAACAGGAAGCTCGGAACCGCATAGCCGATGATGATGACGCCGGAGGTCCAGACGTCGAAAGTCGAGCCGTCGGAGACGGCCTTCCTGATGCCGAGCGGGATGGAGATGGCGTAGGAGAAGATGAGGATCCAGACCCCGAGCGAGATCGACACTGGCATCTTCTCGACGATGAGGTCGACGACCGAGGTGTTGCGGAAGAAGCTCTCGCCGAAGTCGAAGCGGGCATAGTTCCACATCATCGTGACGAAGCGCTCGAGCGGCGGCTTGTCGAAGCCGAACTGCTTCTCGAGCTTGGCGATGAATTCGGGATCGAGGCCCTGCGCGCCGCGATAGCGTCCGCCGTCGTCGCCGCCACCCGGGACGAGATCGCCACCAGTACCGGACAGCCGATCGGATCCCGCGGCATTCGTCAGATCCGAAATCACCTGCTCTACCGGGCCGCCCGGCGCGAACTGCACGACGGCAAAGGAGATCGCCATGATCCCGATGATCGTCGGGATCATCAAGAGCAGCCGGCGCAGGATATAGGCACCCATCAGGCGGACCTCGGCATTGTGGCGCCGCCGGTTATAGGGGCGCTGGTTTGCCGTCTATTTCGTCTCAATCCTATACTCCTTGGCGCGGCCGATGCGGCCGGTCGTTACCCGCATTTTAGCTGATTCGTTTCCTGCATTTGGAATCGAGAGCGGTCTCAAGTGCAAGTCTTCATTGGCTTGCAGCGCTCTTGAACCACCACACGTCGGGAAAGCCGATCGCATATTTCGGCAATTCCGCGGGCCGGCCGAACTTGTCCCAATAGGCGATATTGGCCTTGAGCTTGTAGTAGAGGGGGATGACGTAATTGTGGGCGAGCAGGACACGGTCGAGCGCTTTCGTCGCCGCAACGAGCGTCTCCCGGTCCTTGGCGAAGATGACGCGCTGGATCAATGCGTCGACGCCGGGATCGGATATGCCGGCATAGTTCCTGGACCCTTCGCGCGAGGCCGCCTTCGACCCCCAGTAATCCGCCTGCTCGTTTCCGGGGCTCAGGGTCTGGCCCCAGACCTCCCAGGTCATGTCGTAATCGAAGCTACGCTCCCGGTTCGTATATTGCGACGGATCGACCATACGCACGCTCGCCTCGATGCCGATTCGCTTGAGGTTCTGCGTATAGGGGAGCGCGACCCGCTCGAGCGCTGGGCTGTTTACCAGAATTTCGAAGACGAAAGGCTTGCCAGTCCCCTTGTTCACCATGCGGTTGCCCTTTAGTTCAAAGCCGGCATCCTTGAGCAGCGCGATTGCCTTGCGCAGGTTGTCGCGCGCCTTTTCCGGTGTGCCTCCGACCGGATTTGTGTAGGGCGTGGTGAATACCTCCGGCGGCACGAACTCCTTGACATCGTTCAGGATTTTCAGTTCCGCGCCTTCGGGCAGGCCCGACGAGGCGAGCTCGGTGCCGAAGAAGAAGCTGTTCACACGCTGGTACTGATTAAAGAAGATCGTTCGATTCAGTTCCTCGAAGTCGAGGGCATAATTCAGCGCCTGGCGCACGCGCTCGTCGTCGAAAGGCTTGCGGCGCATGTTCGGAACCATCGCCTGCATCACACCCGTCGCCCGGAAGGGGTTAGGGATTTCCTCGCGCTTGACACGGCCTTCCTTTGCCGCTGGGAAATCGAAGCCGGTTGCCCAGCGCCTCGCCTGGTTCTCGGTCCAGTAGTCGATGTTGCCGGAACGGAAGGCCTCGAATTCGACGTCGCGGTCGCCGAAGAAGGAGTAGGTGATCGAGTTGAAGTTGTTCTGCCCGAGATTGACGTTGAGCGAGGCGCCCCAATAGTCGCCGCGCCGCTCGTAGCGGATCGTGCCACCGGCGGAGAACGAGGCGATGCGATAGGGGCCGGATCCCATGACCGGCTCGAGCGTCGTGCGGGCGATGTCGCGCGGCTTGCCGTCCGGCCCGGCCCCTTCCCACCAATGTTTCGGCACGATCAGGATCTGACCGAGAATGTGCGGCAGTTCGCGATTATTCTTCTCGTCGAAGTGGAAGGTGACGTCGCGATCGCCGGTTTTTTCCGCCTTCACCACATGTCCGTAATAGCTTTGATAAAGCGGGTTCAGTTCCTTCGCTTTCTCGAAGCTGAAGACGACGTCCTCGGGTGTAACCGGCTTTCCGTCCTGCCACTTCGCCTCTTGCCGCAGGCGGAAGGTCGCCGACGAGATGTCATCGGGATAGGAGACGCTCTCGGCGAGAAGCCCGTAGGCCGTCGAAATCTCGTCATCCGCCGGTTTCATCAGCGTGTCGAAGACGAGGGCCAGCCCTACGGCCGCCTCCCCTTTGGTCGCGAGGAGCGGATTGAAACTGTCGAAAGTCCCGGTCTGCGAGAGTCTGATGTCTCCGCCCTTCGGAGCATCGGGGTTTGCATAATCGAAATGCTTGAAACCGGGCGGGTATTTGAGTTCACCGATCAGCGACAGGCCGTGATGCCAGGCTGGTTGTTCTTGGGCCTCTGCCAAGGGCGCAAGGAGCAGGGACATTGCCAGGAATGCGGTTGCCAGTTTCGCTTGCCCCATACCGCCAAATTCCAGCATCCTGCCCTTTCTCCTTGTATTTTCGGTTATTCTTGAAAACCAGAATAGGCCAAATCAGGGCAATTGACAGGGTCTGCCCCAAATCAGGCGAAATTTTTGAGTCACATCAGGGTGAGTCGCAAGGCTGATGCAACCGCGGCGAATCAGTATAGGAGCCGGCGGGATTTGCCCGCATGTTTCGCGTCGCTGCCGATGGGGGATGGAATGGGATTTGACACGAGTGCTGCGCTTCGACGCTGCGGCGCTGGGCTCTTGGCCCTGGCCGTGAGCGCGGGCCTGCTGACGACCGACGCCGCGTCGGGGGACGGCACGCCCGCCAAGGAGCTCTTCGGCGCAAAGGCGTTGCCGACCGAGGCGGCGCCGACGTCTTACGGCTTCTACTCCAAGGGTTGCCTGGCCGGCGGTATCGCTATCCCCACCGATGGCCCGACCTGGCAGGCGATGCGCCTGTCGCGCAACCGGCGCTGGGGGCATCCTGAGATGATCGCGTTAATCGAGCGCCTCTCCCACGATGCGGCCGAAAGGATTGGCTGGCCCGGCCTTCTGCTCGGTGATATCTCGCAGCCGCGCGGCGGCCCGATGCTGTCGGGCCATGCCTCGCACCAGATCGGGCTCGACGCCGATATCTGGTTGACGCCGATGCCGCAGAGGACGCTCAGCTATCAGGAGCGCGAATCGATTTCCGCGACCTCCATGCTCGACAAGAGCAAGTTCCTGACGATCGACCGGTCCGTGTGGACCCCCGCCCATGCGCGGCTGATCATGATGGCGGCGAGCTACCCCGACGTCGAGCGCGTCTTCGTCAACCCGGCCATCAAGAAGAAGCTCTGCGACACCTGGCGTGGCGATCGCGCAGCACTCGGCAAGGTGCGGCCGATCTACGGCCACGACTACCATTTCCACATTCGCATCAAGTGCCCGGCCGGCTCGCAGGGCTGCAAGGACCAGGCCGCGGTGCCGGCCGGCGACGGCTGCGACAAGTCGCTCGCCTGGTGGTTTACCGACACGCCCTGGGCAAAGCCGAAGAAGAAACCCGGCGAGAAGCCGCCAAAGCCGAAATTTGCGATGCTCGGCGACCTGCCGAAGGCCTGCGCCCTCGTGCTGAACGGCCCCGCGCCGGGCTCCGAACAGCAGGCGACCTACGGCACGGCCTATCGGGCTCCTGCCGCCATTCCCGCCGCGGCGACGAGCATCGAAGCGGTCATCGGCGCCGCGGCCGAAGCGCCGCTCGCCAATATCCCGGTGCCGCTGCCGCGCCCCGCCCTCCAATAACCACCAGGAAAGGGCCCGCCCACAAGTGTCTTTGCAATTTCGCGGCACTCATGTATAGGCCGTTCAAATCGATTTAAATCCGGACTGGAGTGTGATCGCGCCGTGCTTTCTGCTCCGGTCCACGAGAGCTTGCCGGGGACGCCGCATGGCAGATCGCAAATGTCTCGCCCTGATCGCCCATGATCAGAAGAAGGATGACCTCGCGGCCTTCGCCAAGGCGCACGAGGCGACGCTTTCCGGTTGGAAGATCGTTGCGACCGGAACGACCGGCGGCCGCGTTCTCGACGCCTGCCCCGGCCTCGACGTCACGCGGCTGAAAAGCGGTCCGCTCGGCGGCGACCAGCAGATCGGTGCGTTGATCGCCACCGGCGACGTGGACTGCCTTATCTTCTTCGTCGATCCGCTGACCGCCATGCCCCACGACGTCGACGTCAAGGCGCTGATGCGGCTGGCGATCGTCTACGATATTCCGATGGCGCTCAATCGCGCGACCGCCGAGCAGTTGATCGACTTCAGGCGCAACTGATACATCTCAGGAAATTCATGCCGCGATCAGGACGGACCTGCCATGCCCAGTGCGAGTGAACACAGTTTCTCCTTTCCGATATTGATCGGCGATATCGGTGGCACCAACGCCCGTTTCGCATTGCTCGTCGATGCAGCTTCCGAGCTCCTGCAACTGCCGCCCGTCAAGACGGGTGACTTCGCGACTATCGAAGAAGCGCTGCAGAAGAGCATTCTCGACCAGATCGCCGAAAAACCGCGCTCGGCGATCCTCGCCGTGGCAGGGCCGATCAAGAGCGACGAGATTCCGCTAACCAACGCCGGCTGGGTTATCCGGCCGAAGGACATGCTGGCGCGGCTCGGACTGGAAGACGTGCTGGTCATCAACGACTTCGAGGCGCAGGCGCTCGCCATTGCCGCGCCGGCCGACCAGGACGTCGTGCAGATCGGCGGTGGCAGCGTGCGGCCGCGGAGTTCCCGCGTGGTGCTCGGCCCCGGCACCGGGCTCGGCGTCGCCGGCCTCGTCTTCGCGCAGGACACCTGGATTCCCGTTCCGGGCGAAGGCGGCCATGTCGACATCGGACCGCGCAGCGAACGCGATTTCCGCATATGGCCGTTCCTCGATCCAATCGAGTGCCGCATGGCGGGAGAGCAGATCCTTTGCGGCCGCGGCATCATGAATCTCTACCGCGCCGTCTGCGCGGCCGATGGCGTCGAGCCGTCGCTGAAGGATCAGGCGGAGGTGACGACCAGGGCGCTTTCCGGGCAAGACCCGGCGGCGGTCGAGACAGTGTCGCTGTTCTGCACCTATCTGGGCCGCGTTGCCGGCGACATGGCGCTGATCTTCATGGCGCGCGGCGGAGTCTTCCTGGCCGGCGGTATTTCGCAGAAGATATTGTCGGCCCTGATGAAGCCGGAATTCCGCGCCGCCTTCGAGGACAAGGCGCCGCACTCGGCGCTGATGCGATCGATTCCCACTTTTGCGGTGGTTCATCCGATGGCGGCGCTTTCCGGGCTTGCCGCCTTCGCACGCGCGCCGCGAGATTTCGGTGTTGCAATGGAGGGACGGCGCTGGAGAAGCTGAACGCGCCGGTCGACGCAAAGACTCGCCAAAAAGGCTTCGAGCCACTATAGAGCGCCCGACAGGTGGTGCAGCCACAACAGGGGACAGCGCCGCGCGTCTGTTCAGACGCGCAAAGCTCGCTGTAGTACTTTGAATAGCTGCATGATTCCTTCAATCAATTTCGATTTAAGGAATCACGCGTTAGGGAAGACGGGCTTTTTGAACGCCAGGGACAGACAACAGCGCACGGTCGACTCCGAGACGATCACCGGAATCCTGCGACGCGTCATCGCCGAAAACGGCCGCGACCACATCCGCGGCTATGCCTTTGCCATCGCCTGCCTCGTCGTGGTGGCGGCCACGACGGGTTTCACGGCCTGGATCATGGAAACGGTGATCAACGAGGCCTTCGCCAACCGGCGGGCCGATATCGTCCTGGCGATCTGCGGCGCCATCTTCGCCGCCTTCGTGCTGCGCGGCCTGGCGACCTACGGCCAGGCGGTGGCGCTCTCGAAGATCGGCAACAACATCGTGGCGCGCTATCAGCGCCGGCTTTACGCGCACCTGATGGCGCTCAGCGTCGGCTATTTCCACGAGCATCGCTCGGCGCAGCTTGCCGCCAAGGTCAGCCAGAACGTCAGCGGCATCCGCGACGTGCTCAACATGACGGTCACCTCGATCGCCCGGGATTTCCTGACCCTGGTCGGCCTGGTCGGCGTCATGTTCAGCAAGGACTGGCTGCTGTCGCTGATCGTGTTCTTCGTCGCGCCGCCGCTGCTGCTCGGCCTGCGCTATATTTCCAAGCGCTTGCGGCTGGCGACCCGCGAGGCGGTCGAGGTCAACAGCCGCGTCCTCGGCGCGATGCAGGAGACCATCCAGGGGATCACAATCGTCAAGGCCTTCACGATGGAGAACGAACTGCGCCGCAAGGTCGAGACGATCATCGAGCGGGCCGAGAACCGCGCCAACCGCATCGCACGGCTGAGCGAGCGCACCGCGCCGATGACGGAGACCTTTGCCGGCCTGGCGATCTCCAGCGTACTCGCCTATTCCGCCTTCCGCTCGATCTACGGCAACGTGCCGCCGGGCGCGTTCTTCGCCTTCGTCACCGCGCTGCTGATGGCCTATGACCCGGCGCGCCGCCTGGCGCGGCTGCAGGTGTCGCTGGAGCGCGCCGCCGTCAACGCCCGGATGATCTACGAAATCCTCGACACGGTTCCGCATCAGCGCGACCGCCCCGACGCCACCGAGCTGAAGCTCGGCGAGGCGACGGTCGAACTGCGCGACGTGCGCTTCGCCTATGGCAACGGCGAGGAGATCCTCAAAGGTGTCAGCTTCCGTGCCGAAGGCGGCAAGACGACGGCGCTGGTCGGCCCGTCCGGGGCCGGCAAGTCGACGATCATCAGCCTCATCCCGCGCTTCTACGATCCGCTGGCGGGGCAGATCCTCATCGACGGCCAGGACATTGCCGGCGTCACCAAGCAGTCGCTGCGCAACGGCCTCGCCTATGTCTCGCAGCAGCCGTATCTCTTCGAAGGCTCGATCCGCGACAACATCCGCTACGGCCGGCCGGACGCCACCGACGCCGAGATCGAGGAGGCCGCCCGCCTCGCCTATGCGCATGACTTCATCCTGGCGCAGCCTGAGGGCTACGACACGCCGGTCGGCGAACATGGGATCACCCTTTCCGGCGGCCAGCGCCAGCGGCTGTCGATCGCCCGTGCGCTGGTCCGCAACGCGCCGATCCTCTTTCTCGACGAGGCGACCTCGGCGCTCGACACCGAATCGGAAGCCGCCGTCCAGAAGGCCCTCGAACAGGCAATGAGCGGGCGCACCGTGATCGTCATCGCCCACCGACTGTCGACCGTCGTCAACGCCGACAAGATCGTCGTCCTGAAGGACGGCACGGTGATCGAGGAGGGGTCGCACGAGGAACTTGCACGGCGGCCGGACGGTCTCTACGCTCGCCTCCACAATCTCCAGGGCAGCGCGGACGCCGCCGTCGGCGCCCAAATCCTATAAGAACGAGGAAATTCGACGATGAGCGAAACGGACATGAAGCTCGTGGTGGTCGGTGCGGCCGGCCGGATGGGCCAGACGCTCATCCGCATCGTCCACAGCATGGCCGGCGTGCGTCTTCACGCCGCCGTCGGGCGGCCCGGTTCGCCCTTCATCGGCCGCGATGCGGGCGAATTGGCAGGTCTCGGGCCGATCGGCGTCCCCGTCACCGACAAGCCCCTCGAAGCGTTCCTTGATGCCGAAGGCGTGCTCGATTTCACCTCGCCGCCGACCTCCGTCGAATTCGCCGGTCTTGCCGCCCAGGCGCGCATCGTCCACGTCGTCGGCACGACCGGGTGCTCGGCGGACGACGAGGCGAAGATCCTTGCCGCCGCCCGCCACGCCCGCATCATCAAGTCGGGCAATATGAGCCTCGGCGTCAACCTGCTCGGCGTTCTCACGGAAAAGGCGGCGCGCGCGCTTCCGGCCGCCAACTGGGATATCGAGATCCTCGAAATGCACCACAAGCACAAGGTCGACGCGCCCTCCGGCACGGCGCTGCTGCTCGGGGAGTCGGCCGCAAAGGGCCGCGGCATCGACCTTGCGGCCCATTCCGTCCGGGTGCGCGACGGCCATACCGGCCCGCGTCCCGAAGGGGCGATCGGCTTTGCGACGCTGCGCGGCGGCTCGGTCATCGGCGAGCACTCGGTGATGCTTGCGGGCGAGGGCGAGATGGTGACGCTCTCGCACAGCGCCACCGACCGCTCGATCTTCGCGCGCGGCGCCGTCGCGGCGGCCCTCTGGGGCCGCGGCCAGAAGCCGGGTTTCTATTCGATGCTCGATGTTCTCGGGCTTAACTGACACGTAAAACCTCAAGAGGAAATCGAAATGAGCGGCACTCTCGTCCTCGTCCGGCACGGCCAGAGCGAATGGAACCTGAAGAACCTTTTCACCGGCTGGCGCGATCCGGACCTGACCGAACTCGGCGTCGAGGAGGCAAAGGCCGGCGGCAAGGCGCTTGCCGAATACGGCATAAAATTCGATGTCGCCTTCACCTCCGTGCTGGTCCGTGCCCAGCGCACCTGCCAGATGGTGCTCGACGCCGTCGGCCAGTCCTCGCTCGAAACGATCTGCGACCAGGCACTCAACGAGCGCGACTATGGCGACCTCTCCGGTCTCAACAAGGACGATGCCCGCGCCAAATGGGGCGAGGAGCAGGTCCATGTCTGGCGCCGCTCCTATGACGTGCCGCCGCCCGGCGGCGAGAGCCTGCGCGATACCGGCGCCCGCGTCTGGCCCTACTACCTGACCGAAATCCTGCCGCGTGTGCTGTCCGGCGAGAAGGTGCTGGTCGCAGCCCACGGCAATTCGCTGCGATCTCTGGTGATGGTGCTCGACCGCTTGACCAAGGAGCAGGTCCTGAACCTCAACCTCGCCACCGGCGTACCGATGGTCTACAAGCTCAAGGCGGATTCCACCGTTGTTTCCAAGGAAGTGCTCGGCGACATGTCGGGCGCGCACTGAGCCCCCGACACCTGCATGCAAGCAAAAGGGGCGCGGCGGCGCCCCTTTTTTGTTTCATGCTTTCCCGGCTTCCCACCCCAGGATCGCCCGCTTTCGCGTCAGCCCCCAATGGTAGCCGGTAAGCTCGCCGCCCTTGCCGAGCGCCCGGTGGCAGGGCACGACGAAGGAGATCGGATTGCGTCCGACCGCAGCGCCGACGGCGCGCGATGCCGTGGGCTGGCCGATTTCACCGGCGATCTTCGAATAGGTCGTGGCCTTGCCGAGCGGGATGTTCAACAGCGCCTGCCAGACCCGGATCTGGAAATCCGAGCCGATCAGCACGATGTTGAGCGGCTCGTCGGCGCACCAGCGCTCCGGGTTGAAGATGCGTGCCGCATAGCGTGCGGTCGCCGCGCTGTCCTCCCGATAGGTGGCGTTCGGCCAGCGGCGGGACATGTCCTCGAAGCTCGCACGCTCCTCGCCGGCATCGGCGAAGGCAAGGCCTGCGAGGCCGCGGTCGGTGACCATCACCAGCGCCGTGCCGAAGGGGGAGGGGTGGAAGCCGTAGCGGATCGTCAGGCCGGTGCCGCGGGCCTTCCACTCGCCGGGCGACATCGCCTCATGGGTGACGAACAGGTCGTGCAGCCGCCCGGGTCCGGAGAGCCCGACCTCGATGCTGGTCTCGAGCAGCGGCATGTCCTCCTGCCGCAGCAGCCGCTTGGCATGGTCGAGGGTCACCGCCTGCAGGAAGGCCTTTGGCGAAAGCCCGGCCCAGCGGGTGAAGACCTTCTGAAGCTGCGTCGGCGATTGGCGTAACCGCCGGGCGATCGTTTCGAGCGACGGCTGGTCGCGGTAATCCTCCGTCAGCATCTCGATGACGTGCCGCACCGTATCGTAGTCGGTGCCGTCCGGGGTGATGTCGGTGGGAATGGTTGTCACGACGTTCATGGATCATCTCCTGTCATGCCGCAGGAAACCATGCGGGCGGAGGGATAACCACCCGTTTCTTGATTCATCTCGACCGGGCCGTGGCCAGGGCGCGGGAGAAGGCGAGCGCGAAGGTTTCGCGATCGTCGCGGTTGAGAAAGGAACCGACATCCGTCTGCCGGCCGCCGCCGCTGATCTTCATCGAGACGATACCAATCTCCTGGTGGCGCTTGATGCTGAAACGCGCCCAGAAGGGATTGAAGCGCAGCTCGGTCATCCGCCCCGACGGCGTGTACTTCTTCACCGACACGTCGGTACGCGAGACGCTGACCTCCTCGCGGGCGCGCGCCGAATGATAATTGAGCCAGAAGGCACCGAGGAGCAGCACGAAATCGAGGCCGAAGAAAAATACGATCGGCCAGGCGCCGATGACCAGGAACACGAAGACATGCATCGCGCTCATCGCACCGGCGATCATCAGCAGGATCTTAAAGCCCCTGAAGCCGAGCGAGCGGTAGGGGGTGAGCTCTGCCGCAAAGATCGGCTCGTCGTTGATGCTTGTCTCGGCGTTGCCTTCGGTCATACCCAATGACTATAGATGCAGCATGAAAAACGTGAAGCTCAAATTGTCGCCGGGATCCGCGAAACCGAAAGCGACGACGGCCGCCCGCGGAAACAAGCGGCAACGCAGTGTCTACAGCAAGGCGGAAATCGACGAGATCTTTCGGCGCTTCTCGGTTCAGCGGCCGGAGCCGAAGGGCGAACTCGAACACGTCAACGCCTTTACGCTGCTGGTGGCCGTCGCGCTTTCGGCGCAGGCGACCGATGCCGGTGTCAACAAGGCGACGCGGCCACTCTTTGCCGTTGCCGACACGCCTGAAAAGATGCTGGCGCTCGGCGAAGAAAAGCTGCGCGACGCCATCAAGACGATCGGCCTTTACCGCAACAAGGCGACGAATGTCATCGCGCTTAGCGAGAAGCTGCTCGCCGACTTCGGCAGCGAGGTGCCGAAGACGCGCGAGGAACTGATGACGCTGCCGGGGGTCGGGCGCAAGACCGCCAATGTGGTGCTGCAAATGGCCTTCGGCCAGTCGACAATCGCCGTCGACACGCATCTCTTCCGTATCGCCAATCGAATTCGGCTGGCGCCCGGCAAGACGCCGGACGAGGTCGAGGCCAATCTGATGCGGGTCATTCCGGAGAAATACCTCTACCACGCCCATCATTGGCTGATCCTGCACGGCCGCTACGTTTGCAAGGCCCGGCGGCCGGAATGCGAGCGCTGTATCATCGCCGATATCTGCAAGTCTCCGGAAAAGAGTTGCGACATCCCGGCGCCGCTCGTCGAGTTGCCGCCGCAGGCCGTTCCTGTCGCCGGCTGACTGTTGCACGCCTCTCGGGCGTCATCCGCCGATCAGCCCATCAATCAGCCTGC contains the following coding sequences:
- a CDS encoding DUF2244 domain-containing protein yields the protein MTEGNAETSINDEPIFAAELTPYRSLGFRGFKILLMIAGAMSAMHVFVFLVIGAWPIVFFFGLDFVLLLGAFWLNYHSARAREEVSVSRTDVSVKKYTPSGRMTELRFNPFWARFSIKRHQEIGIVSMKISGGGRQTDVGSFLNRDDRETFALAFSRALATARSR
- a CDS encoding methylated-DNA--[protein]-cysteine S-methyltransferase, coding for MNVVTTIPTDITPDGTDYDTVRHVIEMLTEDYRDQPSLETIARRLRQSPTQLQKVFTRWAGLSPKAFLQAVTLDHAKRLLRQEDMPLLETSIEVGLSGPGRLHDLFVTHEAMSPGEWKARGTGLTIRYGFHPSPFGTALVMVTDRGLAGLAFADAGEERASFEDMSRRWPNATYREDSAATARYAARIFNPERWCADEPLNIVLIGSDFQIRVWQALLNIPLGKATTYSKIAGEIGQPTASRAVGAAVGRNPISFVVPCHRALGKGGELTGYHWGLTRKRAILGWEAGKA
- the nth gene encoding endonuclease III, which produces MKNVKLKLSPGSAKPKATTAARGNKRQRSVYSKAEIDEIFRRFSVQRPEPKGELEHVNAFTLLVAVALSAQATDAGVNKATRPLFAVADTPEKMLALGEEKLRDAIKTIGLYRNKATNVIALSEKLLADFGSEVPKTREELMTLPGVGRKTANVVLQMAFGQSTIAVDTHLFRIANRIRLAPGKTPDEVEANLMRVIPEKYLYHAHHWLILHGRYVCKARRPECERCIIADICKSPEKSCDIPAPLVELPPQAVPVAG
- a CDS encoding 2,3-bisphosphoglycerate-dependent phosphoglycerate mutase; the protein is MSGTLVLVRHGQSEWNLKNLFTGWRDPDLTELGVEEAKAGGKALAEYGIKFDVAFTSVLVRAQRTCQMVLDAVGQSSLETICDQALNERDYGDLSGLNKDDARAKWGEEQVHVWRRSYDVPPPGGESLRDTGARVWPYYLTEILPRVLSGEKVLVAAHGNSLRSLVMVLDRLTKEQVLNLNLATGVPMVYKLKADSTVVSKEVLGDMSGAH
- the dapB gene encoding 4-hydroxy-tetrahydrodipicolinate reductase, which produces MSETDMKLVVVGAAGRMGQTLIRIVHSMAGVRLHAAVGRPGSPFIGRDAGELAGLGPIGVPVTDKPLEAFLDAEGVLDFTSPPTSVEFAGLAAQARIVHVVGTTGCSADDEAKILAAARHARIIKSGNMSLGVNLLGVLTEKAARALPAANWDIEILEMHHKHKVDAPSGTALLLGESAAKGRGIDLAAHSVRVRDGHTGPRPEGAIGFATLRGGSVIGEHSVMLAGEGEMVTLSHSATDRSIFARGAVAAALWGRGQKPGFYSMLDVLGLN